From uncultured Flavobacterium sp., one genomic window encodes:
- a CDS encoding competence protein, translated as MAFEELKENTENIQDQAKVYLDSHLAYYKLWGFKVAMKSTTLIFKFTLILLCFSMVLLFGSVAAAFAFSTMFGSYTLGFLTVGGIYLIATILLFFIKDKFVEGPILEKFSEIFFND; from the coding sequence ATGGCTTTTGAAGAATTAAAAGAAAATACAGAAAACATTCAGGATCAGGCTAAAGTTTATCTGGACAGTCATTTAGCATACTATAAACTTTGGGGTTTTAAGGTTGCGATGAAATCAACAACTTTAATTTTTAAGTTTACTTTGATCTTATTGTGCTTTAGTATGGTTTTACTTTTTGGATCTGTAGCTGCTGCTTTTGCTTTTAGTACAATGTTCGGGAGTTATACTTTAGGATTTTTGACAGTAGGAGGGATCTATCTTATAGCTACAATTTTACTTTTCTTTATAAAAGATAAGTTTGTAGAAGGTCCGATTTTGGAGAAATTTTCAGAAATCTTTTTTAATGATTAA
- the gltX gene encoding glutamate--tRNA ligase, translated as MSKQVRVRFAPSPTGPLHIGGVRTALFNYLFAKKNNGVFYLRIEDTDQTRFVPGAEAYIMEALEWLGIAPEETVGKNEKFGPYRQSDRKELYQQYADQLINSGWAYYAFDTPEALDAHRKQHEAEGKTFIYNHHNREKLDTSLVTSAEEVAKRIANGEHYVIRFKTPVDETLHLKDIIRGDVKFETNLLDDKVLFKSDGMPTYHLANIVDDHLMETSHVIRGEEWLPSIPLHVLLYRAFGWDAPEFAHLPLILKPVGNGKLSKRDGDKLGFPVFPLEWKTEEGVSSGYRENGFFPEAVINFLALLGWNDGTDKELFSLEELVESFDLNRVHKSGAKFDPEKNKWFNHQYLIKQNDADLAKDFSPILIEKGIDISKFDITRIVSLIKERAHFVSEFWDLTDFFFQAPTSYDEKASKNWKEETPTLMQELISVLENIEDFTSANIETIVKDWLTKNEIGMGKVMQPFRLSLVGALKGPHLFDIVEIIGKEETISRIQKAITTL; from the coding sequence ATGTCAAAGCAAGTTCGTGTGCGTTTTGCACCAAGTCCAACAGGACCTTTACATATTGGCGGAGTTCGTACTGCCTTATTTAATTATTTATTTGCCAAAAAAAACAATGGTGTTTTTTATTTAAGAATTGAAGATACAGATCAAACTCGTTTTGTTCCTGGAGCCGAAGCTTATATTATGGAAGCACTTGAATGGTTAGGAATTGCTCCTGAAGAAACTGTTGGGAAAAACGAAAAATTTGGTCCGTACAGACAAAGTGATCGTAAGGAATTATACCAACAATATGCTGATCAATTGATCAATTCAGGTTGGGCGTATTATGCTTTTGATACTCCGGAAGCTTTAGATGCACATAGAAAACAACATGAAGCCGAAGGAAAAACATTTATTTACAACCATCATAATCGTGAAAAGTTAGATACGTCTTTGGTAACTTCTGCAGAAGAAGTTGCTAAAAGAATTGCAAACGGAGAACATTATGTGATTCGTTTTAAAACTCCGGTTGATGAAACTTTACATTTAAAAGATATCATTCGTGGTGATGTAAAATTCGAAACGAATCTACTTGACGATAAAGTATTATTTAAAAGTGACGGAATGCCAACATACCATTTGGCCAATATTGTGGATGACCATTTGATGGAAACTTCACATGTAATTCGTGGTGAAGAATGGTTGCCATCGATTCCTCTTCACGTTTTGTTATACAGAGCTTTTGGTTGGGATGCTCCGGAATTTGCACATTTACCTTTGATTTTAAAACCGGTTGGTAACGGAAAATTATCTAAAAGAGATGGTGACAAATTAGGATTTCCTGTGTTTCCGCTTGAATGGAAAACTGAAGAAGGTGTTTCATCTGGTTACAGAGAAAACGGATTTTTCCCAGAAGCAGTTATAAACTTCCTTGCTTTATTAGGTTGGAATGACGGAACTGATAAAGAATTATTTTCATTAGAAGAACTTGTAGAATCTTTTGACTTGAACCGAGTTCATAAATCTGGAGCAAAATTTGATCCGGAGAAAAACAAATGGTTCAATCACCAATATTTAATCAAACAAAATGATGCTGATTTAGCGAAAGACTTCTCTCCTATTTTGATTGAAAAAGGCATTGATATTTCTAAATTTGACATAACAAGAATTGTTTCTTTGATTAAAGAAAGAGCTCATTTTGTTTCTGAATTTTGGGATTTAACCGATTTCTTTTTCCAGGCGCCAACATCTTATGATGAAAAAGCAAGCAAAAACTGGAAGGAAGAAACTCCAACTTTAATGCAGGAATTGATTTCGGTTCTGGAAAATATCGAAGATTTTACTTCTGCAAATATTGAAACAATCGTAAAAGATTGGTTAACTAAAAACGAAATTGGAATGGGAAAAGTTATGCAGCCTTTTCGTTTGAGTTTGGTTGGAGCTTTAAAAGGTCCTCACCTATTTGACATTGTTGAAATCATCGGAAAAGAAGAAACTATTTCGAGAATTCAGAAAGCAATCACAACTTTATAA
- a CDS encoding glutamine--tRNA ligase/YqeY domain fusion protein yields the protein MASEEKSLNFIEQIIEEDLKSGLSQTKLHFRFPPEPNGYLHIGHASSIALNFGLGIDYQSPVNLRFDDTNPEKEEQEFVDAIKKDVEWLGYTWAEERYASDYFQQLYDWAVLLIKKDKAYVDSQSSEDMAIQKGTPSTVGTDSPYRNRSVEENLDLFERMKNGEFEAGTHILRAKIDMKSTNMLMRDPIMYRILHRHHHRTGDDWKIYPMYDWAHGQSDYLEEISHSFCTLEFLPHRELYDWFLDQILDDNKLRPKQREFARRNLSHTVVSKRKLQQLVKEKHVNGWDDPRMSTISGLRRRGYTAASLRNFANTIGIAKRDNLINVSVLEFCIREDLNKIAPRVMAVLDPVKLVITNYPEGKEEWLEAENNQEDENAGFRKVPFSRELYIEREDFLEEAPAKFFRLTLGKEVRLKNAYIIKGESVIKDADGNITEIHVTYDTDSLSGSGTEASQRKVSGTLHWVSIAHAIEAEVRMYDRLFTDEAPDSYKEKNFLDFVNPNSLEVITGFVEPSLATAQNEDKFQFQRLGYFTVDKDSTASKLVFNKTVGLKDAWEEKGKKEENSINNSLKEINKYFKVETKAERIAIESAIGESIKNVSSFSLLQNSLKKNINNNKGSLLFAQFILKYSHLKSGDFEEEDIKKLYMMSLRSESTYVRSKALLNLRDLENESFRNQFEEEMLKLNSNPPKNASEREIEILAEMVKK from the coding sequence ATGGCATCAGAAGAGAAATCACTCAATTTTATTGAACAAATCATAGAGGAAGATCTTAAATCAGGTCTTTCACAAACTAAACTTCATTTTCGTTTTCCACCAGAACCAAATGGATATTTACACATTGGTCATGCAAGTTCTATTGCATTAAATTTTGGTTTAGGAATTGATTATCAATCTCCTGTAAATTTACGTTTTGATGATACAAACCCTGAAAAAGAAGAACAGGAATTTGTTGACGCTATTAAAAAAGATGTTGAATGGTTGGGTTATACCTGGGCAGAAGAACGTTATGCTTCAGATTATTTTCAACAATTATATGACTGGGCAGTTTTATTAATTAAAAAAGATAAAGCTTATGTTGATAGTCAGTCTTCTGAAGATATGGCGATTCAAAAAGGAACTCCATCTACAGTTGGAACTGATAGTCCGTACAGAAATCGTTCGGTTGAAGAAAATTTAGATTTATTCGAAAGAATGAAAAATGGTGAATTTGAGGCTGGTACTCATATTCTTCGTGCAAAAATAGACATGAAATCTACTAATATGCTGATGCGTGATCCTATCATGTACAGGATTTTACACAGACATCATCATAGAACCGGTGACGATTGGAAAATCTATCCAATGTACGATTGGGCACACGGACAAAGTGATTATTTAGAAGAGATTTCACATTCATTTTGTACACTTGAATTTTTGCCTCATCGTGAATTATACGACTGGTTTTTAGATCAAATTTTAGATGATAATAAACTACGTCCGAAGCAAAGAGAATTTGCAAGACGTAACTTATCACATACCGTTGTTAGTAAAAGAAAATTACAACAACTAGTTAAAGAAAAGCATGTTAACGGTTGGGATGATCCTAGAATGTCAACCATTTCAGGATTAAGAAGAAGAGGTTATACAGCTGCATCTTTGCGTAATTTTGCCAATACAATTGGTATTGCAAAACGTGATAATTTAATCAATGTATCGGTTTTAGAATTTTGTATTCGTGAAGATTTAAACAAAATTGCACCACGTGTAATGGCAGTTTTAGATCCCGTAAAATTGGTAATTACAAATTATCCTGAAGGAAAAGAGGAGTGGTTAGAAGCAGAGAATAATCAGGAAGATGAGAATGCAGGATTCAGAAAAGTACCTTTTTCTCGTGAATTATATATAGAAAGAGAAGACTTTTTAGAAGAAGCTCCAGCTAAATTTTTCCGTTTGACATTAGGAAAAGAAGTTCGTCTTAAAAACGCATATATCATTAAAGGTGAAAGTGTTATAAAAGATGCTGACGGAAATATTACTGAGATTCATGTTACGTATGATACTGATTCTTTAAGCGGAAGTGGGACAGAAGCAAGTCAAAGAAAAGTATCTGGAACATTGCACTGGGTTTCTATTGCGCATGCAATTGAGGCAGAAGTTCGTATGTATGATCGTTTGTTTACAGATGAAGCTCCGGACAGTTATAAAGAGAAAAATTTCTTAGATTTTGTTAATCCAAATTCGTTAGAAGTGATTACCGGATTTGTTGAACCAAGTTTAGCAACAGCTCAAAATGAAGATAAATTTCAATTTCAACGTTTGGGGTATTTTACTGTTGATAAAGACTCAACTGCTTCAAAATTAGTATTTAACAAAACTGTTGGACTTAAAGATGCCTGGGAAGAAAAAGGTAAAAAAGAGGAAAATAGCATTAATAATTCTTTAAAAGAAATCAATAAATATTTTAAAGTTGAAACAAAAGCGGAACGCATTGCAATTGAAAGCGCAATAGGGGAGAGCATCAAAAATGTTTCAAGTTTTTCTTTATTGCAAAATTCATTAAAGAAGAATATCAACAATAATAAAGGTTCATTGTTGTTTGCTCAGTTTATTTTGAAATATTCACATTTGAAATCAGGAGATTTTGAAGAAGAAGATATTAAAAAATTATACATGATGTCTCTTAGAAGTGAATCGACTTATGTTCGATCAAAAGCTCTTTTAAATTTGAGAGATTTAGAAAATGAAAGTTTCAGAAATCAGTTTGAAGAGGAAATGTTGAAATTAAATTCAAATCCTCCAAAAAATGCTTCGGAAAGAGAAATTGAAATTCTTGCCGAGATGGTAAAAAAATAA
- a CDS encoding DUF6327 family protein, whose translation METKKYSSYAEIERDLEILKLEKEINYQKLVLSFQKTKESITPQNIVNGFLSSYKEYFSNSYVKILQSVLPYIIGWFINKKRGY comes from the coding sequence ATGGAAACTAAAAAATACTCATCATACGCGGAAATCGAAAGAGACCTGGAAATTTTGAAATTAGAAAAAGAGATTAATTATCAGAAATTGGTTTTAAGTTTTCAGAAAACTAAAGAAAGTATTACACCTCAAAATATCGTAAACGGATTTTTATCTTCTTACAAAGAGTACTTTTCAAATTCTTATGTCAAGATTTTGCAATCAGTTTTACCGTATATTATAGGTTGGTTTATCAATAAAAAAAGAGGCTATTAA
- a CDS encoding YtxH domain-containing protein has product MSKNLNTVAAILGAAAAGAAIGILFAPDKGSKTRAKLKEGLDDATHNLKDSLSASSEVLREKFTHAKENLDGTYGELLSNMSYKTEEVISFLESKLADLKAQNAKLQK; this is encoded by the coding sequence ATGTCAAAAAACTTAAATACTGTAGCAGCAATTTTAGGTGCTGCCGCCGCTGGTGCAGCGATCGGAATTTTATTTGCTCCTGACAAAGGATCTAAAACTCGTGCTAAACTTAAGGAAGGTTTAGATGATGCAACACACAATTTGAAGGATTCACTTTCAGCAAGTTCTGAAGTGTTACGTGAAAAATTTACTCACGCAAAAGAAAATTTAGACGGAACTTACGGAGAATTACTTTCGAACATGAGTTATAAGACAGAAGAAGTTATCAGTTTTTTAGAATCTAAACTAGCTGATTTAAAAGCGCAAAACGCTAAACTTCAGAAATAA
- the ybeY gene encoding rRNA maturation RNase YbeY — MINFNYETEFTLDNEQAFSDWLSAVIVSESKNEGEINYIFCDDEYLHKINVEYLDHDTLTDIISFDYTVGNELNGDIFVSVERVEDNAKDFNVSFEEELKRVLAHGILHYCGYKDKSDADAELMRSKEDEKIAMFHVEQ, encoded by the coding sequence ATGATCAATTTTAATTACGAAACAGAATTTACTTTAGATAATGAACAAGCCTTTTCTGATTGGTTAAGTGCTGTAATTGTTTCTGAAAGTAAAAACGAAGGAGAAATAAATTATATTTTTTGTGATGATGAATATCTTCATAAGATAAATGTAGAATATTTAGATCACGATACTTTGACTGATATTATCAGTTTTGATTATACAGTTGGTAATGAACTTAACGGAGATATTTTTGTTTCTGTTGAAAGAGTAGAGGATAACGCAAAGGATTTTAATGTTTCTTTTGAAGAGGAATTAAAACGTGTTCTTGCTCATGGTATATTACATTACTGTGGATACAAAGATAAAAGTGATGCTGATGCAGAACTAATGCGTTCAAAAGAGGATGAGAAAATTGCAATGTTTCACGTGGAACAGTAA
- a CDS encoding DUF4175 family protein, which yields MKTTSAIYQKLEAFIKKYYTNELIKGGLLFIGFGLLYFLFTLFIEYFLWLKPLGRTFLFWIFIGVEIFFLFRFILFPIFKLFKLQKGIDYNQASKIIGNHFTEVSDKLTNFLQLSASENSAESSELMLASIEQKANSLQPIPFGNAINFKTNKKYLPLAIVPVLLFSVFYISGNSNIISQSLNRVVHFNATFLPPAPFKFVVLNQNLQTEQNKDFVIKMESIGKVVPENVMIHIGDESYFMESSQPGKFEFKIEKPVENVSFSFEGNSVSSDEYELKVITVPSIANFEMVLNFPSYLKKKSETIQGTGNAIVPEGTLVTWKMNTQSTQEIVWKDENGAFKFNKAENEFKLAKSISQNTEYQILTSNSKVKNYEKLDYQLSVIKDQHPTINVAPAPDSLKLDKNYVLGRLGDDYGLSKLQVVYYEHNKPNTAKRGTIPVKSGVFDQFVFNFPSNLAVEEGVSYEYYFEVFDNDAPHGFKSTKSSVFSDRVSTTDEIHDLELQQQNDNINSLEKSLKNQAKQFSEMDKIQKAGKEKDNLEFKDQQKVNDFIKRQKQQDELMKQFAEKMNKNLDKFQSEKKDKTADDLQKRLDNAEKDLEKNQKLMDELKNLNDKLNSEDLFDKMEKFKQISKNQSRNLEQLVELTKRFYVSKKAEQVADKLKKLADKQEELSNKEKENTQDKQEDINKAFDKIQEDLKDLKEENKTLKSPLDIPSDASKEKDLKNDLEKASEELSKKNSSSAKPKQKSAAKKMKSMAEQMDSSMEGGEQEQLEEDVAMLRQVLDNLLAYSLSQEDVMKQFKSMKLGSSVYTKNIKIQQNLKQQFRYVDDSLFALSLRNPKVAEDVTKEIGNVQYNIDKAIESLSDVQVPKGVSHQQYAVSSANKLADFLSDLLNNMQMSMSKPGSGKPKPGDGQGMQLPDIIQKQKGLGDKMKAGMKAGDKPGDKPGDKPGEGKDGKGKDGKGKSGDGKDGQRNNNGGKGNENKDGNDGEGDAEAIMEIYKEQVKLREALQKELAKQGLDSQGKSVIDQMKASEKQILNKGFKNENLQRILNIQQELLKLNNAVQQQGQDTKRQSETNKAEFSNRTNALPSSLLDYLNSVEILNRQSLPLRSNFNQKVQEYFNRK from the coding sequence TTGAAAACGACATCGGCTATATATCAAAAATTAGAAGCATTTATAAAGAAATATTATACCAACGAATTGATAAAAGGAGGTCTTCTTTTTATTGGTTTTGGATTATTATATTTTTTATTCACACTGTTTATTGAATATTTTCTTTGGTTAAAACCATTAGGAAGAACGTTTTTGTTTTGGATATTTATAGGAGTGGAGATTTTCTTTTTGTTCCGTTTTATTTTGTTCCCGATTTTCAAGTTGTTCAAACTTCAAAAAGGAATTGATTATAATCAGGCTTCCAAAATTATTGGTAATCATTTTACTGAAGTAAGTGATAAACTAACAAACTTTTTACAATTGTCAGCTTCTGAAAATTCTGCTGAAAGTTCTGAATTGATGTTAGCTTCGATAGAGCAAAAAGCAAATTCATTGCAACCAATTCCATTTGGAAATGCAATCAATTTTAAAACAAATAAAAAGTATTTGCCATTAGCGATTGTTCCGGTTTTGCTTTTTTCGGTGTTTTATATTTCAGGAAACAGCAATATTATTTCTCAAAGTTTAAATAGAGTAGTACATTTTAATGCTACATTCTTACCACCGGCTCCTTTTAAATTTGTGGTTCTGAATCAGAATCTGCAAACAGAACAAAACAAAGATTTCGTTATCAAAATGGAATCTATTGGAAAGGTTGTTCCGGAGAATGTGATGATTCATATTGGTGATGAAAGTTATTTTATGGAATCATCGCAACCAGGAAAGTTTGAATTCAAAATTGAGAAACCTGTAGAAAATGTGTCGTTTTCTTTTGAAGGAAATTCAGTTTCATCTGATGAATATGAATTGAAAGTAATCACAGTTCCGTCAATTGCCAACTTCGAAATGGTCTTGAATTTTCCATCTTATCTAAAGAAAAAATCAGAAACTATTCAAGGAACCGGAAATGCAATTGTACCAGAAGGAACTTTAGTAACCTGGAAAATGAATACACAATCGACTCAGGAGATTGTTTGGAAGGATGAAAACGGAGCTTTTAAGTTCAATAAAGCCGAAAATGAGTTTAAATTGGCTAAAAGCATCAGTCAAAATACAGAATATCAAATCCTTACCTCTAATAGTAAGGTTAAAAACTATGAAAAACTGGATTATCAGCTTTCTGTGATCAAAGATCAGCATCCAACAATCAATGTTGCACCGGCACCTGATAGTTTAAAGTTGGATAAAAATTATGTTTTAGGAAGATTAGGTGATGACTATGGATTGTCTAAATTACAAGTTGTGTACTACGAACATAATAAACCAAACACGGCCAAGCGTGGAACCATACCGGTGAAGTCTGGAGTATTTGATCAGTTTGTTTTTAACTTCCCGAGTAACCTTGCCGTTGAGGAAGGAGTATCTTATGAATACTATTTTGAGGTTTTTGATAATGATGCGCCTCATGGATTTAAGAGTACAAAGTCTTCTGTTTTTTCTGATCGTGTTTCGACTACAGATGAGATCCATGATTTAGAATTACAACAGCAAAATGATAATATTAATAGTTTAGAGAAGTCTTTAAAAAATCAAGCAAAGCAATTTTCTGAAATGGATAAGATTCAGAAAGCAGGGAAAGAGAAAGATAATTTAGAGTTTAAAGACCAGCAAAAAGTAAATGATTTTATCAAACGTCAGAAACAACAAGACGAGTTGATGAAACAATTTGCAGAGAAAATGAACAAGAACTTAGATAAGTTTCAATCTGAAAAGAAAGATAAAACTGCTGATGATTTGCAAAAACGTTTAGATAATGCAGAGAAAGATTTAGAAAAGAATCAGAAGTTAATGGATGAATTAAAGAATTTAAACGACAAATTGAACAGTGAAGATTTGTTTGATAAGATGGAAAAATTCAAACAGATTAGCAAGAATCAATCTCGTAATCTTGAACAATTAGTTGAACTTACAAAGCGTTTTTATGTTTCTAAAAAAGCAGAACAAGTTGCTGATAAATTAAAGAAACTTGCAGACAAGCAAGAGGAACTTTCGAATAAAGAAAAAGAAAATACTCAGGATAAACAAGAAGATATTAATAAAGCTTTTGATAAAATTCAGGAAGACTTAAAAGATTTGAAAGAGGAAAACAAGACATTAAAATCTCCTTTGGATATTCCTTCTGATGCTTCAAAAGAAAAAGATTTAAAGAATGATTTAGAGAAAGCTTCTGAGGAATTGAGTAAAAAGAATTCATCTTCGGCTAAGCCAAAACAAAAAAGTGCAGCTAAGAAAATGAAGAGTATGGCTGAACAAATGGACTCTAGTATGGAAGGTGGAGAACAGGAACAACTGGAGGAAGATGTTGCAATGCTTCGTCAGGTTCTAGATAATTTATTAGCATATTCTTTATCGCAGGAAGATGTGATGAAACAATTTAAATCTATGAAATTAGGTTCTTCAGTATATACTAAGAACATTAAAATTCAGCAGAATTTAAAACAACAGTTTAGATATGTTGATGATAGTTTGTTTGCATTGTCACTTCGTAATCCAAAAGTAGCAGAAGATGTAACGAAAGAAATTGGAAATGTACAATACAATATAGATAAAGCTATTGAAAGTTTAAGTGATGTTCAGGTTCCTAAAGGAGTTTCGCACCAACAATATGCTGTTTCATCTGCAAATAAATTAGCCGATTTTTTAAGTGATTTATTAAACAATATGCAGATGTCAATGTCTAAACCAGGATCGGGAAAACCAAAACCAGGCGATGGACAAGGAATGCAATTACCAGATATTATCCAAAAGCAAAAAGGTTTGGGAGATAAAATGAAAGCTGGAATGAAAGCAGGAGATAAACCTGGAGACAAACCCGGCGATAAACCTGGAGAAGGAAAAGACGGTAAGGGAAAAGATGGAAAAGGAAAAAGTGGAGATGGTAAAGATGGTCAGAGAAATAATAATGGTGGAAAAGGAAATGAGAATAAAGATGGTAATGATGGTGAAGGTGACGCAGAAGCAATCATGGAAATTTACAAAGAACAAGTAAAACTTCGAGAAGCATTGCAAAAAGAATTGGCAAAACAAGGATTAGATTCTCAGGGTAAATCTGTGATCGATCAAATGAAAGCTTCTGAAAAACAAATTTTGAATAAAGGTTTTAAGAATGAGAACCTGCAACGTATCTTAAATATTCAACAAGAATTATTAAAATTAAACAATGCAGTTCAGCAGCAAGGTCAAGATACGAAGCGCCAATCTGAAACAAATAAAGCTGAGTTTTCTAATAGAACAAATGCTTTACCGAGTTCATTATTGGATTATTTAAACAGTGTTGAGATATTAAACAGACAATCACTACCTTTGCGCTCGAATTTTAATCAAAAGGTTCAAGAATATTTTAATAGAAAATGA
- a CDS encoding SPFH domain-containing protein has protein sequence MGTAFIILIVFGLFILMSSFFTVKQQTSVIVERFGKFTSVRNSGLQLKLPIIDRISGRVNLKIQQLDVLIETQTKDNVFIKMKVSVQFKVIQEHVYEAFYKLEYPHDQITAYVFDVVRAEVPKLILDDVFVRKDDIAIAVKRELNEAMTTYGYDIINTLVTDIDPDIQVKNAMNRINAAEREKTAAMFESEAQRIRIVAKAKAEAESKKLQGQGIADQRREIARGLVESVEVLNNVGINSQEASALIVITQHYDTLQAIGADTNSNLILLPNSPQAASDMLNSMVTSFSASNIIGEEMKRQPRKIKKTNNSDINYNPSDTSEPTETA, from the coding sequence ATGGGTACAGCATTTATTATCCTAATAGTCTTCGGATTATTTATTTTAATGTCATCGTTCTTCACTGTTAAGCAGCAAACAAGTGTTATAGTAGAACGCTTTGGAAAATTTACAAGCGTTAGAAATTCGGGTTTACAATTAAAACTTCCAATAATTGATAGAATTTCAGGTCGTGTAAATCTAAAAATTCAACAATTAGATGTTCTTATTGAAACACAAACGAAAGACAATGTCTTCATCAAGATGAAAGTTTCTGTCCAGTTCAAAGTAATACAGGAACATGTATATGAAGCTTTTTACAAACTAGAATATCCACATGATCAAATCACTGCTTATGTATTTGACGTTGTACGTGCCGAGGTTCCTAAATTAATCTTGGATGATGTATTTGTTCGTAAAGATGATATTGCAATTGCTGTAAAACGAGAGTTGAACGAAGCTATGACAACTTATGGTTATGACATCATCAACACACTTGTAACAGATATTGATCCAGATATTCAGGTAAAAAATGCAATGAACAGAATCAATGCAGCCGAAAGAGAAAAAACAGCGGCAATGTTTGAATCTGAAGCACAACGAATTAGAATTGTAGCTAAAGCAAAAGCTGAAGCCGAAAGTAAAAAACTTCAAGGTCAAGGTATTGCCGATCAACGTAGAGAAATTGCACGTGGATTAGTAGAAAGTGTTGAAGTTTTGAACAATGTTGGAATTAATTCACAGGAAGCGTCTGCATTGATCGTAATTACACAACATTATGATACACTACAAGCCATTGGAGCTGATACCAACTCTAATTTGATATTATTGCCAAACTCTCCACAAGCTGCAAGTGATATGTTAAACAGTATGGTAACTAGTTTTTCAGCTTCAAATATAATTGGAGAAGAGATGAAAAGACAACCTAGAAAAATTAAAAAAACAAACAATTCGGATATAAACTATAATCCATCAGATACTTCTGAGCCAACAGAAACGGCTTAA